The Vigna unguiculata cultivar IT97K-499-35 chromosome 1, ASM411807v1, whole genome shotgun sequence nucleotide sequence TTTATGGAAAACTATGAAGTCATGAGTTGGGATTTGGGTCCTTTAAATTCAATGGTGCACTTGACTTTAGAGAATAAAATGCACCTTATCAGAAAATCAATAGTTTAAACACTCGCTTCAGAAATTATTTAGTTCATTCGAATCTCATTCAAACAAATTTTGACAGCTTGTAtgagttattttataaaattgaaacaaaaaatgttaaaaggTCTACTACAATAGGTTGTTTGTGCTTTCATCTGTTCTACCTTTTGCCCATCTAAATACACTTTTTCACTGATAAGATGTTCTTGCTTTTGCCCATCTAACACACTATTGCCCAATCAGGCTCCTGAGACTCATCACTATTAACTAAATCTAAAGATGATATGTTCCTTGCTccataaaatcaatattaaataaattataaagtattaaTCTACAGAGCCAGGACTATATTGTTGATAGTAACAGAGCTAGCTCCTCATCAGACACTTTAACTTCAGCATACGATCCCAAAGATGCAGCGAGTCTTGCAGCTAATTGATGTTTACACTGGAACATACACACAATGCACATTGTATATTTGAGCATTacaataatattgatatttataatcaACAGAAGATGATGAAACGCGTATATGGCCTTACACAAAGTTGTTCCCTTCTGTTGACGACATCATAGAAGAAAGAATAACAGGCACAAAAATTCTCAGCAAAACAGAGATATTGTTCTTTTCTTCGGGATTCTCCTCTAACCTTAACAAGGGGATACAAAATGCATGATCCATATCAAACAAATGAATGGTTCTTTAGATTCACAAAAGTCAAAACATCCTTTGCTTGACATGAAATAATTGACACTATCCATTTTCTCTATCttttactt carries:
- the LOC114191807 gene encoding zinc finger SWIM domain-containing protein 7 isoform X5 — encoded protein: MSASCLVAETVWKDIESTHKVNDDQLWTLHFLFGKNFEGATRIVDQRGVSKISAHPSGRFIFQVRGESRRKEQYLCFAENFCACYSFFYDVVNRREQLCCKHQLAARLAASLGSYAEVKVSDEELALLLSTI